TGGAAAGCCAGGCTGAAAAGCGGTTTTCCTTCCGTAATTTTACGTTTTCCGGAATAAATGTCCGTTTTACTTTGGTCGCCAAAAGGAATTTCCAATGTTTAGAATTCTGTTCTCTCTTATTTTTTTACCGATCCGGATTTTGTTCCAAGGATTTAGGATCTTGTCCTGGATTATCCGCAAGGGAGATCATCTCTATTTAGAAATTCCTTCTTCTTTTTCCTTCGATAAAAAATCTTTCTTTGTCAAACTATTGGTCCCGAAAGAAGAAGCTCCCTTCTTGATAGATTTTTTACTGGGATTGAAGGCCTTAACAAAGGTCCCAGGTTTGAAAAAAGTTTCTTTCCATATTTCTAATCCAGAATACGGATTTGGAGAAGTTTGGAATATCTGTAAGTCTATTCAGGCATTGAATGAAAAAGGGATCGAGACTTCCGGTTTCTGTTTGGGCGGAGGAACAAAGGCATTATTATTACTCTCTCAATGTAAATACAGATACTCTTCTTCCGCATCCGAATTCTTTCCTATACTTCCTTCTGCAGAGCCTTACTTTTTCGGTGGAGCTGCTAAAAAATTCGGTGTAGGTGTAGAAACTTATGCAAGTGGAGCATTCAAATCATTCGGAGAAACATTTCAAAGAACATCCTTCTCCGCTCCTGCTCGTAAAAATTTAGAAACATTATTAAGGGATCTGAACGATTTACTTTCGGAAGGTTTTAAGAAGTCCTCCCATTTAGATATAAAAGTTTTGGAAGAGCCTATTATCAGTTCTGAAAAACTAAAAAAGATCGGATTTATCACAGAGTTCGTGGAAGAAGACGAGTTCGAAGAAAATTATCTATTCGAAAATTATAAAAAAGAGAAGGAAACGGATAAACCTAAATATAAAAGACTGAGTGCTAAAGGTTTCAGATTATATCATAAAAAGTCCAATTTTTCATTTATCCCTAAGTCCGTTCCAATCGTTGCAGTTCTTCCTATCCAAGGAAACATTCTACCTGATCTAGGAAGAGAAGAAGATTTCAGATCCAGACAAGTTTCCTTTAGATATTACCAAGAAATTTTTAAAGATTTAAAAGAAGATCCGAAAGTTGCGGCTGTTGTTTTAGAAATGAATTCACCCGGCGGAAGTGCACTTGTTTCAGAACTTCTGTATAGGGAGATCAAAAAACTTTCGAAAGAAAAACCTGTCATCACATATGTATTGAATGTTGCCGCATCCGGAGGATATTATCTTTCCTGTGCCACTAAAGAAATACATGGAACTCCTTATTCTATCGTAGGCTCCATAGGTGCAGTGATGATGAGGTTCGAATTAAAAAAACTATACGATAAATTCGGGGTTCAAAAAGAAAGGATCGGATTTTATCCTCATAGAGATATTCTTTCCGAATATGGTAAACTTTCCCCTAAGTCGGAACAATTCTTAAAAAAAGAAGTTCTGAGATCCAGAGACTTATTCTATAGTCGAGTGATAGAATCCAGAAAAACCAGTTTCCAAGAGTTAGAAAAAAATTGGGGAGAAGGAAGGGTATTCACAGGAGAAACTTTCCGCAAGTCAGGATTCTTAGACTCCTGCGATTCCTTTTTAGACATATTACAAAATCTGAAAGAAGAACTTAAATCTAAAAAGATAGATGTGCGTTATTTACCGGGAACATATAGCTGGAAGGATCTAATACAGGATTTAAAACCAGGAATGCAGCTCTCCAAACTTTCTTTCTTTCCTAAATTGAATGCGGAGAAGAAGCAGAACCCGTTAGAAGTCCTACATCTCTCCGAGATTGCTCAGGAACTTTCGAATATTTGAGCATCAGAGAAAGATGAGGCACAAAGTTTTTTTCACACAGGGCCACGGAGTCGCAGAGTTTAAAATCGATACAATAAGAAATCTCCGTGACTTTGTGCCTCTGTGTGGAAATTCTCTGCGCCTCACTACTATTCTTGCGCCTTCAGAATTCGGTTTAAGAGCGCTTCTTTGCCGGCAGCATTTGCAGGTGGAAAACAATAAATTTTCGGAATCCCAAGGCGATCGCAGTCTCTAAAGAAAGAGTATAAATTTTTCATATACTCGGAGTTATTTCTTAGATCCAAAGCAAATTTCCAACCCCTGGTCAGACCGATCCCGATCGCTGCAGATTCTCTATCAGGAGTTTGATTTTCTGAGAAGATTACCTTTGCCTTGGGAGCATAATGTCTATATTTGAGTCCAGGGCTAGAAGGAGTTTCTCCTTCCTTCAGTTGACTATAGTCTTCTAAGTCCGAAACATATTTCTGTAATTCTTCCCATCCAAAATATCCGGGACGTAGAAGTTTAGGCGGTAAAACGGAAAAATCCGCAACAGTAGATTCTAAACCTATCTCTGGTTCGGCGCCTTTTAAGATCAGATCTACTCTTCCATCAAACTCTGAGATCGCATCATCTAATCTAGTAATAGATGGTTGTCCAGAAAGATTTGCAGAAGGAGCAGAAACCGGTCCTCCAAAATAAGAAAGCATTTCCAAGGCCTTTGGATGAGAAGGAACTCTTACCGCTATTGTAGTCAGTCCCGTTGAAAAAACGGATTTATCCTTCTTCTTTAAAACCAGACTTAAAGGACCAGGCATACATTGTCTGATCAAGATCTTTGCAGTTTCCGGAACTTCTCCTATATCTGGAATGAGAGCAGGGTTTCCCAGATGAACGATGAGAGGATTATCCGCAGGACGATCTTTAATTTTATAAATTTCTAAACAAGAGGAAAGATTTCTGGAATCCGCACCGAGACCATAAACAGTCTCAGTAGGAAATAGAACGATCCCCCCCTCTTTCAGCACTTTTGCCGCAAGGGAAGGATCTTCTGTGATGATTGTAGTTTTATTTTTTGACAAGATCCTGGGTATTCTTGGCTTCTTCCTGACCTTCTTCCGGAGGAGCTTGTTTTACGTCAGGAGTAGGAGCCACAGGCTGTTTTGCCTTAGGAACCGGAGGAAGTTTATTAGTCACAAGTAATTCTAGGTAATCGTTGATGCCTGGATCATTATCAGATAATAACTGCCAAAAAGAGAATCCACCTATATCATAAGATCTTAATAAGGTCATTTTCTCTTCGAAAGCTTTTCTGTTCATGAAGAAAGCTACACGATCACAACCTTCCGACTTGTACCAGATACTTGGATCTTCGTAAGTTTTACCTTCGTGAACCCAGCTGAACTTGGAAAGATTTGTCCAAGATCCAGAGTTCTTATTATCAGCTAAAACTTGGCTGATATTCGTAGGCTGTTTGGTCACACCAAGTTGTTGGCGTTTTAATGCATCGGACCAATATACAGACTTAATCTTTGCATTACAATTCAAAGCCCAATCGTATCCGTAAGTAGGAATCGCCATGTACAATTTTTTAGCAGGAACTCTTTCTTTAGCGTAAGTGATGATATTTCGGATCCAAACATTAGGAGCCTGAGGGCCAGGTCCCGGGTTTCTATACTTACGAGGATGAAGCTCATAAGCCATCACTTTTACACGGTCTGCATGTTTTGCTAAGAAAGCGTAATCATGGGTCATCGGACCTCTCCAATTCTCGGCAAAGTCCATATTAATTTTTTCTTTTAAACCCTTACATGCTTTTTGGCTGGATTTTTTAGCCGCAGTTTTAGGGTGAACAGCAACGGAAAGAAGTTTACCACGTTTATGGATCTCTTTGGAAAGAAGAACGATGAACTCCTCAAACTTTTCTTTTTTCTCGCAGCTCA
This genomic window from Leptospira neocaledonica contains:
- a CDS encoding S49 family peptidase; its protein translation is MFRILFSLIFLPIRILFQGFRILSWIIRKGDHLYLEIPSSFSFDKKSFFVKLLVPKEEAPFLIDFLLGLKALTKVPGLKKVSFHISNPEYGFGEVWNICKSIQALNEKGIETSGFCLGGGTKALLLLSQCKYRYSSSASEFFPILPSAEPYFFGGAAKKFGVGVETYASGAFKSFGETFQRTSFSAPARKNLETLLRDLNDLLSEGFKKSSHLDIKVLEEPIISSEKLKKIGFITEFVEEDEFEENYLFENYKKEKETDKPKYKRLSAKGFRLYHKKSNFSFIPKSVPIVAVLPIQGNILPDLGREEDFRSRQVSFRYYQEIFKDLKEDPKVAAVVLEMNSPGGSALVSELLYREIKKLSKEKPVITYVLNVAASGGYYLSCATKEIHGTPYSIVGSIGAVMMRFELKKLYDKFGVQKERIGFYPHRDILSEYGKLSPKSEQFLKKEVLRSRDLFYSRVIESRKTSFQELEKNWGEGRVFTGETFRKSGFLDSCDSFLDILQNLKEELKSKKIDVRYLPGTYSWKDLIQDLKPGMQLSKLSFFPKLNAEKKQNPLEVLHLSEIAQELSNI
- a CDS encoding L-threonylcarbamoyladenylate synthase gives rise to the protein MSKNKTTIITEDPSLAAKVLKEGGIVLFPTETVYGLGADSRNLSSCLEIYKIKDRPADNPLIVHLGNPALIPDIGEVPETAKILIRQCMPGPLSLVLKKKDKSVFSTGLTTIAVRVPSHPKALEMLSYFGGPVSAPSANLSGQPSITRLDDAISEFDGRVDLILKGAEPEIGLESTVADFSVLPPKLLRPGYFGWEELQKYVSDLEDYSQLKEGETPSSPGLKYRHYAPKAKVIFSENQTPDRESAAIGIGLTRGWKFALDLRNNSEYMKNLYSFFRDCDRLGIPKIYCFPPANAAGKEALLNRILKAQE
- a CDS encoding glycosyl hydrolase family 18 protein, whose protein sequence is MNPNDEPYTPEDLSRPVPYQPKKQPIWQSSLVSLTWLVLSGISFYLGLQALKADPKPSSAQAGTEQVAFQNTTLKSDLAPTEGAWESWKKWWNSNNASSESDGTSNTVSSSEPESEDDPAFRASTWFSDYEAMKRTVHLYNEIHPFIYGFKGRETNSGDLYSLWGSAQKHARVAELKSLNPKVKIIPTIFRWENKNEKISENIGLNGRNDIRDKHIQNILYEVDTYNFDGIDIDYEGMSCEKKEKFEEFIVLLSKEIHKRGKLLSVAVHPKTAAKKSSQKACKGLKEKINMDFAENWRGPMTHDYAFLAKHADRVKVMAYELHPRKYRNPGPGPQAPNVWIRNIITYAKERVPAKKLYMAIPTYGYDWALNCNAKIKSVYWSDALKRQQLGVTKQPTNISQVLADNKNSGSWTNLSKFSWVHEGKTYEDPSIWYKSEGCDRVAFFMNRKAFEEKMTLLRSYDIGGFSFWQLLSDNDPGINDYLELLVTNKLPPVPKAKQPVAPTPDVKQAPPEEGQEEAKNTQDLVKK